From a region of the Rathayibacter sp. VKM Ac-2804 genome:
- a CDS encoding c-type cytochrome, with amino-acid sequence MASPKTKSRAKKGRRHPLATLALIAIGLGLTGGTYAAVGVATSASAETSATSQQTIDEGSKLFAANCATCHGLDAAGTDNAPSLIGVGAASVDFQVGTGRMPMQMHGPQALEKPVQFTDDQVAELAAYVASLAPGPAIPTGEVLDAQGDSANGAELFRINCAMCHNVAGAGGALTEGKFAPPLGGVTEAHIYEAMVTGPQNMPVFNDLNISPEDKRDIISYLKYIEANPSPGGFALGSLGPVAEGLFLWIFGLGSIVALTVWITARSN; translated from the coding sequence ATGGCCTCCCCGAAGACGAAGAGCCGCGCCAAGAAGGGTCGCCGTCACCCGCTGGCCACGCTGGCCCTGATCGCGATCGGCCTCGGCCTCACCGGCGGCACCTACGCGGCCGTCGGCGTCGCGACCTCCGCCTCCGCCGAGACGTCGGCCACCAGCCAGCAGACGATCGACGAGGGCTCGAAGCTCTTCGCCGCCAACTGCGCCACCTGCCACGGCCTCGACGCCGCGGGCACCGACAACGCCCCGTCGCTGATCGGCGTCGGCGCCGCCTCCGTCGACTTCCAGGTCGGCACCGGCCGCATGCCGATGCAGATGCACGGTCCGCAGGCCCTCGAGAAGCCGGTGCAGTTCACCGACGACCAGGTCGCCGAGCTGGCGGCGTACGTCGCCTCGCTGGCGCCCGGCCCCGCCATCCCCACCGGCGAGGTCCTCGACGCCCAGGGCGACTCGGCCAACGGCGCCGAGCTCTTCCGGATCAACTGCGCCATGTGCCACAACGTCGCCGGCGCCGGCGGCGCCCTCACGGAGGGCAAGTTCGCTCCCCCGCTGGGCGGCGTGACCGAGGCGCACATCTACGAGGCGATGGTCACCGGCCCGCAGAACATGCCGGTCTTCAACGACCTCAACATCTCGCCGGAAGACAAGCGCGACATCATCTCCTACCTCAAGTACATCGAGGCCAACCCCTCCCCGGGCGGATTCGCCCTGGGCTCCCTCGGCCCCGTCGCCGAAGGCCTCTTCCTCTGGATCTTCGGACTCGGTTCCATCGTCGCCTTGACGGTGTGGATCACCGCACGATCCAACTAG
- the dhaK gene encoding dihydroxyacetone kinase subunit DhaK, with the protein MKKLINDPKNVVAESVAGFGLAHADLVRVEPNPLFVVRVDAPRQGKVGIVSGGGSGHEPLHAGFVGFGMLDAAVPGPVFTSPTPDPIVAATQAVDGGAGVLHIVKNYTGDVLNFETAADLALAEGVEVRSVIVDDDVAVKDSLYTAGRRGVAGTVMVEKIAGAAAERGDSLDEVAAIAETVVANVRSMGVALRPCTVPHAGEPSFELAEDEIEIGIGIHGEPGRERIPLEPADRIVDRLLAPILEDLPLSSGDEVLLFVNGLGGTPQIELYLVYRRAAEVLAEKGVTVQRSLVGSYVTSLEMQGVSITLLKLDAALTELWDAPVQTAALRWGR; encoded by the coding sequence ATGAAGAAGCTCATCAACGACCCGAAGAACGTCGTCGCGGAGTCCGTGGCCGGATTCGGCCTCGCGCACGCCGACCTGGTGCGGGTCGAGCCGAACCCGCTGTTCGTGGTGCGCGTCGACGCGCCGCGGCAGGGGAAGGTCGGCATCGTCAGCGGCGGCGGCAGCGGGCACGAGCCGCTGCACGCGGGGTTCGTCGGGTTCGGGATGCTGGATGCGGCGGTGCCCGGGCCGGTCTTCACCTCGCCGACCCCCGATCCGATCGTGGCGGCGACCCAGGCGGTGGACGGCGGTGCGGGCGTCCTGCACATCGTGAAGAACTACACCGGCGACGTGCTGAACTTCGAGACCGCGGCCGACCTGGCCCTCGCCGAGGGCGTGGAGGTCCGCTCGGTGATCGTCGACGACGACGTGGCGGTGAAGGACTCCCTCTACACGGCCGGACGGCGCGGCGTGGCCGGGACCGTGATGGTGGAGAAGATCGCCGGCGCTGCCGCCGAGCGCGGCGACTCGCTGGACGAGGTGGCGGCGATCGCCGAGACGGTCGTCGCGAACGTCCGCTCGATGGGCGTCGCGCTGCGGCCGTGCACGGTGCCGCACGCGGGGGAGCCGAGCTTCGAGCTGGCCGAGGACGAGATCGAGATCGGCATCGGCATCCACGGGGAGCCCGGCCGAGAGCGGATCCCGCTCGAGCCGGCCGACCGGATCGTCGACCGCCTGCTCGCTCCGATCCTCGAGGACCTGCCCCTCTCCTCCGGCGACGAGGTGCTGCTCTTCGTCAACGGACTCGGCGGCACCCCGCAGATTGAGCTCTACCTGGTCTACCGCCGCGCGGCGGAGGTGCTCGCCGAGAAGGGCGTCACCGTGCAGCGGAGCCTGGTCGGCAGCTACGTCACCTCGCTCGAGATGCAGGGCGTCTCGATCACGCTGCTGAAGCTCGACGCGGCGCTGACCGAGCTCTGGGACGCGCCGGTGCAGACCGCGGCGCTGCGCTGGGGGCGCTGA
- the dhaM gene encoding dihydroxyacetone kinase phosphoryl donor subunit DhaM, producing the protein MSVGLVLVSHSARLAEGLAELAAQMAPDVALIAAGGTDDGGIGTSFERITAALAEADSGDGAVVLCDLGSAIMTAETAVEFLDDEARERVRIADAPLVEGAIAAAVAAGTGAALADVLAAAESARGALLAEQPTAAAAGSPSTRRTVRLVNPNGLHARPAADFVTLATRFDARIDVNGKDATSLLGVMSLGLDRGDEVAISATGPEAEEAVGRLAELVESGFGEV; encoded by the coding sequence GTGAGCGTCGGGCTCGTCCTCGTCTCGCACAGCGCGCGGCTGGCGGAGGGGCTGGCGGAGCTGGCGGCGCAGATGGCGCCGGACGTCGCCCTCATCGCCGCGGGCGGCACGGACGACGGCGGCATCGGGACGAGCTTTGAGCGGATCACCGCGGCGCTGGCCGAGGCCGACTCCGGGGACGGCGCCGTGGTGCTCTGCGACCTCGGCTCGGCGATCATGACGGCCGAGACCGCAGTGGAGTTCCTGGACGACGAGGCGCGGGAGCGGGTGCGGATCGCGGACGCTCCGCTCGTGGAGGGCGCGATCGCGGCGGCGGTCGCGGCCGGGACCGGGGCCGCCCTGGCCGACGTGCTCGCGGCGGCCGAGTCCGCGAGGGGCGCGCTCCTCGCCGAGCAGCCGACCGCGGCGGCGGCCGGGAGTCCGAGCACCCGGCGGACCGTGCGGCTGGTCAACCCGAACGGGCTGCACGCCCGCCCGGCGGCCGACTTCGTCACGCTCGCGACCCGCTTCGACGCGCGGATCGACGTGAACGGCAAGGACGCGACGAGTCTGCTCGGCGTGATGTCGCTGGGGCTGGACCGCGGCGACGAGGTCGCGATCTCGGCGACCGGGCCCGAGGCGGAGGAGGCCGTGGGCCGGCTCGCGGAGCTGGTCGAGTCGGGCTTCGGCGAGGTCTAG
- the dhaL gene encoding dihydroxyacetone kinase subunit DhaL, whose product MQDGSVQDAPGQGGRGAQGLDAAWAVAWVRGAAQAVSEHRVELITLDRAIGDGDHGENMDRGFQAVVAKLDAAPEPTTPAEVLKLVATTLISTVGGASGPLFGTAFLKASGAVAGQESLDGAAVAALLAAARDGVVLRGKAEVGDKTMVDAWTPAVEAAAGAAEGGASPSAVLAAAADAAQIGAESTDPLVARKGRASYLGERAVGHRDPGSVSSVLLLRAAAEAAA is encoded by the coding sequence ATGCAGGACGGATCAGTGCAGGACGCACCGGGGCAGGGCGGACGGGGGGCGCAGGGGCTCGACGCGGCATGGGCCGTGGCCTGGGTCCGCGGGGCGGCGCAGGCGGTCTCGGAGCACCGGGTGGAGCTGATCACGCTCGACCGGGCGATCGGCGACGGCGACCACGGCGAGAACATGGACCGCGGCTTCCAGGCCGTGGTGGCGAAGCTCGATGCGGCTCCCGAGCCGACGACGCCCGCCGAGGTGCTCAAGCTGGTGGCGACCACGCTGATCTCGACGGTGGGCGGCGCCTCCGGCCCGCTCTTCGGCACCGCGTTCCTCAAGGCGTCCGGCGCGGTCGCCGGGCAGGAGTCGCTCGACGGTGCGGCGGTCGCGGCTCTGCTGGCGGCGGCCCGCGACGGCGTCGTGCTGCGCGGCAAGGCCGAGGTCGGCGACAAGACGATGGTCGACGCCTGGACCCCGGCGGTCGAGGCGGCGGCGGGTGCCGCTGAGGGCGGAGCCTCGCCGTCGGCGGTGCTCGCGGCAGCCGCGGACGCGGCGCAGATCGGCGCGGAGTCGACCGACCCGCTCGTGGCGCGGAAGGGCCGGGCGAGCTATCTGGGCGAGCGGGCCGTCGGGCACCGCGACCCGGGCAGCGTCTCGAGCGTCCTGCTGCTGCGCGCGGCGGCCGAGGCGGCGGCGTGA
- the trpD gene encoding anthranilate phosphoribosyltransferase has protein sequence MSETLSWPRILGSLLDSSDLSVSEATWAMERVMQGEATPAQLAGLLIALRAKGETVDEIVGFRDAILEHAVPLDVDPMALDIVGTGGDRFGTVNISSTASIIAAAAGTPVIKHGNRAASSSSGSSDVLAALGVDLTLPAERVAEVFRRTNIAFVFAAMFHPGFRHAGPVRAELGVPTVFNFLGPLCNPARPEASAVGVAHLDRVPLFVGVFQTRGATALVFRGDDGLDELSTTGHSHIWEVSRGSVVEHDLDPRDLGIRRASIDQLRGRDAAYNAQVVRSVLAGEEGPVRDIVLLNAAAGLIAFDLARDPGLIRTAILDRFRSALERAADAVDSGAATAKLDQWVDETQRSS, from the coding sequence ATGTCGGAAACCCTGTCCTGGCCGCGCATTCTCGGCTCCCTCCTCGACTCCTCCGATCTCTCGGTGTCGGAGGCGACCTGGGCCATGGAGCGGGTGATGCAGGGCGAGGCGACGCCGGCGCAGCTCGCCGGCCTCCTGATCGCGCTGCGCGCCAAGGGCGAGACGGTCGACGAGATCGTCGGCTTCCGCGACGCGATCCTCGAGCACGCGGTGCCGCTGGACGTGGATCCGATGGCCCTCGACATCGTCGGGACCGGCGGGGACCGCTTCGGCACGGTCAACATCTCCTCCACCGCGTCGATCATCGCGGCGGCGGCCGGCACTCCGGTGATCAAGCACGGCAACCGCGCGGCGTCCTCGTCGTCGGGGTCCTCCGACGTGCTCGCGGCGCTGGGCGTCGATCTGACGCTGCCGGCCGAGCGGGTGGCCGAGGTGTTCCGCCGGACGAACATCGCCTTCGTCTTCGCGGCGATGTTCCACCCCGGTTTCCGCCACGCCGGCCCGGTGCGGGCCGAGCTCGGCGTGCCCACCGTCTTCAACTTCCTCGGGCCGCTCTGCAACCCGGCGCGCCCCGAGGCCTCCGCCGTCGGCGTGGCGCACCTCGACCGGGTGCCGCTCTTCGTCGGGGTGTTCCAGACCCGGGGCGCGACCGCGCTGGTCTTCCGCGGGGACGACGGACTCGACGAGCTGTCGACCACCGGGCACAGCCACATCTGGGAGGTCTCGCGCGGCTCGGTCGTCGAGCACGACCTCGACCCGCGCGACCTCGGCATCCGCCGCGCCAGCATCGACCAGCTCCGCGGGCGCGACGCCGCGTACAACGCGCAGGTCGTCCGCTCGGTCCTGGCCGGCGAGGAGGGGCCGGTGCGCGACATCGTGCTGCTGAACGCGGCGGCGGGCCTGATCGCCTTCGATCTGGCGCGCGACCCCGGGCTGATCCGCACGGCGATCCTGGACCGCTTCCGCTCGGCGCTCGAGCGCGCCGCGGACGCGGTCGACTCCGGTGCCGCGACGGCGAAGCTCGACCAGTGGGTCGACGAGACGCAGCGCTCGAGCTGA
- a CDS encoding cytochrome bc complex cytochrome b subunit, with protein sequence MSTTTPSRPAASPAEPGDGVILGSGKLQKGYVGKASNYIDERTSISAVVKEFGRKIFPDHWSFLLGEVALYSFVIILLSGTFLTFFYQASMVETHYEGSYLPLKGIEMSAAMASSLDISFDIRGGLLMRQIHHWAALLFVASIGLHMLRIFFTGAFRKPREINWVIGFVLFILAMAEGFTGYSLPDDLLSGNGLRIIDGMVKGIPIVGTWVSFLLFGGEFPGTDIVGRLYTLHILLLPALVLAFIALHLVFVVVHKHTQFPGAGKTEQNVVGYPVLPVYAAKAGGFFFIVFGVVVLIASLFTINPIWNYGPYDPSPVSAGTQPDWYIGFADGALRLVPPGLEWAIPGLGTISFNILLPLSVVGLFIVVVLLYPFLEAWITGDKREHHLLDRPRNAATRTAIGAAGVTFYAVLWAAASSDIIATHFHLTMEGVIHALQFLLFAGPVIAYFVTKRICLALQKKDREIALHGFESGRIVRLPGGEFIEVHQQIDAYERWKLVGQEEYEPLMIRPDSRGRITAPQRVRAGLSRWFFEDRITPVTQKELESSHSEH encoded by the coding sequence ATGTCCACCACCACACCCTCCCGCCCCGCGGCCTCGCCCGCGGAGCCCGGCGACGGCGTCATCCTCGGCAGCGGCAAGCTGCAGAAGGGATACGTCGGCAAGGCCTCCAACTACATCGACGAGCGCACGAGCATCTCGGCTGTCGTCAAGGAGTTCGGCCGCAAGATCTTCCCGGACCACTGGTCGTTCCTCCTCGGCGAGGTCGCGCTCTACAGCTTCGTGATCATCCTGCTCTCGGGCACCTTCCTCACGTTCTTCTACCAGGCCTCGATGGTCGAGACGCACTACGAGGGCAGCTACCTGCCGCTCAAGGGCATCGAGATGTCCGCGGCGATGGCCTCGTCGCTCGACATCTCGTTCGACATCCGCGGCGGTCTGCTGATGCGCCAGATCCACCACTGGGCGGCTCTGCTGTTCGTGGCCTCGATCGGCCTGCACATGCTGCGCATCTTCTTCACCGGTGCGTTCCGCAAGCCGCGCGAGATCAACTGGGTCATCGGCTTCGTCCTCTTCATCCTCGCGATGGCCGAGGGCTTCACCGGCTACTCCCTCCCCGACGACCTGCTCTCGGGCAACGGTCTCCGCATCATCGACGGCATGGTCAAGGGCATCCCGATCGTCGGCACCTGGGTCTCGTTCCTCCTCTTCGGCGGCGAGTTCCCGGGCACCGACATCGTCGGCCGCCTCTACACCCTGCACATCCTGCTGCTGCCGGCGCTGGTGCTCGCCTTCATCGCCCTGCACCTCGTCTTCGTGGTCGTGCACAAGCACACCCAGTTCCCCGGTGCGGGCAAGACCGAGCAGAACGTCGTCGGCTACCCGGTGCTGCCGGTCTACGCCGCCAAGGCCGGTGGATTCTTCTTCATCGTCTTCGGCGTCGTCGTCCTCATCGCCTCGCTGTTCACGATCAACCCGATCTGGAACTACGGCCCGTACGACCCGTCGCCCGTCTCCGCCGGCACCCAGCCGGACTGGTACATCGGCTTCGCGGACGGCGCGCTGCGTCTGGTCCCGCCGGGACTCGAGTGGGCCATCCCGGGCCTCGGCACGATCTCGTTCAACATCCTCCTGCCGCTCTCGGTGGTCGGTCTGTTCATCGTCGTGGTGCTGCTCTACCCGTTCCTCGAGGCCTGGATCACCGGTGACAAGCGCGAGCACCACCTGCTCGACCGCCCGCGCAACGCCGCGACCCGCACCGCGATCGGTGCCGCCGGAGTCACGTTCTACGCCGTCCTCTGGGCTGCGGCGTCCTCCGACATCATCGCGACGCACTTCCACCTCACGATGGAGGGCGTGATCCACGCCCTGCAGTTCCTCCTCTTCGCAGGCCCGGTCATCGCGTACTTCGTCACGAAGCGCATCTGCCTCGCCCTGCAGAAGAAGGACCGCGAGATCGCTCTGCACGGCTTCGAGTCCGGCCGCATCGTCCGCCTCCCCGGCGGCGAGTTCATCGAGGTGCACCAGCAGATCGACGCCTACGAGCGCTGGAAGCTGGTCGGCCAGGAGGAGTACGAGCCCCTCATGATCCGTCCGGACTCCCGCGGCCGCATCACCGCCCCGCAGCGCGTCCGCGCCGGCCTCTCCCGCTGGTTCTTCGAGGACCGGATCACCCCCGTCACCCAGAAGGAGCTCGAGAGCTCGCACAGCGAGCACTGA
- a CDS encoding heme-copper oxidase subunit III → MVCVTSTSLSPTATVPAVNRPNPVAVGTIVWLGSEVMFFAGLFAIYFTLRSTSPELWSAETSILNVPYASVNTVILVASSFTCQFGVFAAERLQPRSTGLSPFKWGMVEWFFLTYALGAVFVCGQVLEYATLVSEGVTLSSNAYGSAFYLTTGFHALHVTGGLIAFLLVIGRAFAVKNFGHKEATSAIVVSYYWHFVDVVWVGLFVVIYFLK, encoded by the coding sequence ATGGTCTGTGTGACGAGCACCTCTCTCTCCCCCACGGCCACCGTGCCCGCAGTGAACCGACCCAACCCGGTCGCGGTCGGAACGATCGTCTGGCTGGGCAGCGAGGTCATGTTCTTCGCGGGCCTGTTCGCGATCTACTTCACCCTCCGCAGCACCTCCCCGGAGCTGTGGTCGGCCGAGACCAGCATCCTGAACGTCCCCTACGCGAGCGTTAACACGGTCATCCTGGTCGCCTCGTCGTTCACCTGCCAGTTCGGCGTCTTCGCCGCTGAGCGCCTGCAGCCCCGCTCCACCGGGCTGAGCCCGTTCAAGTGGGGCATGGTCGAGTGGTTCTTCCTCACCTACGCCCTCGGCGCGGTCTTCGTCTGCGGTCAGGTCCTCGAGTACGCGACCCTCGTCTCCGAGGGCGTCACGCTCTCGAGCAACGCCTACGGCTCGGCCTTCTACCTCACGACCGGCTTCCACGCCCTGCACGTGACCGGCGGCCTCATCGCCTTCCTCCTCGTCATCGGCCGCGCCTTCGCCGTCAAGAACTTCGGCCACAAGGAGGCGACCAGCGCGATCGTCGTGTCCTACTACTGGCACTTCGTCGACGTCGTCTGGGTCGGCCTGTTCGTCGTCATCTACTTCCTGAAGTGA
- a CDS encoding Rieske 2Fe-2S domain-containing protein: MAEHDEGGTDLATSSATGHGSAPAGTAVVTRDRVQDPGLPPHRPRMTDVDPKVAKRAERTVYTLFYLSFAGSIFAVAAYMAFPITESIESVRLNTLFIGLGMSLALLAIGIAAVHWGKQLMSDHEGIDIRHPVRSAEDTRARALEIFDQSDKESGFGRRSLIRNSLIASLVVFPLPAVILFRGLGPQDQNPVALLKTTMWREGTRLTLDPSGAPILASDVTLGSAFHVIPEGLDEVEGKLEEKAKAAVLLMRLKPEDLTVSEGRETWNYDGIVAYSKICTHVGCPVALYEQQTHHLLCPCHQSQFDIKREAEVIFGPAKRPLPQLPITIDADGYLVARSDFTEPVGPSFWER; encoded by the coding sequence ATGGCAGAGCACGATGAGGGTGGCACCGACCTCGCCACCTCGTCGGCCACCGGGCACGGGAGTGCTCCGGCCGGCACCGCGGTCGTGACGCGGGACCGCGTCCAGGACCCGGGCCTCCCGCCGCACCGTCCCCGGATGACCGACGTCGACCCCAAGGTCGCGAAGCGGGCCGAGCGCACGGTCTACACGCTCTTCTACCTCTCCTTCGCGGGCTCGATCTTCGCGGTGGCCGCCTACATGGCGTTCCCGATCACGGAGAGCATCGAGTCGGTCCGGCTGAACACCCTGTTCATCGGTCTGGGCATGTCGCTCGCCCTCCTGGCCATCGGCATCGCCGCGGTCCACTGGGGCAAGCAGCTCATGTCCGACCACGAGGGCATCGACATCCGCCACCCCGTCCGCAGCGCGGAGGACACCCGCGCCCGCGCGCTCGAGATCTTCGACCAGTCGGACAAGGAGTCCGGCTTCGGCCGGCGCTCGCTGATCCGCAACAGCCTCATCGCCTCGCTGGTCGTCTTCCCCCTGCCCGCCGTGATCCTGTTCCGTGGCCTCGGACCGCAGGACCAGAACCCCGTCGCCCTCCTCAAGACCACGATGTGGCGCGAGGGCACGCGGCTCACCCTGGACCCCTCCGGAGCGCCGATCCTCGCGTCGGACGTGACGCTGGGCTCCGCGTTCCACGTCATCCCCGAGGGACTCGACGAGGTCGAGGGCAAGCTGGAGGAGAAGGCCAAGGCCGCCGTCCTCCTGATGCGCCTGAAGCCCGAGGACCTCACCGTCAGCGAGGGTCGCGAGACCTGGAACTACGACGGCATCGTCGCCTACTCCAAGATCTGCACGCACGTCGGCTGCCCCGTGGCGCTGTACGAGCAGCAGACCCACCACCTCCTGTGCCCGTGCCACCAGTCGCAGTTCGACATCAAGCGCGAGGCCGAGGTCATCTTCGGTCCTGCGAAGCGCCCGCTTCCGCAGCTCCCCATCACCATCGACGCCGACGGATACCTGGTCGCCCGCAGCGACTTCACGGAGCCGGTCGGACCATCCTTCTGGGAGCGATGA
- a CDS encoding bifunctional phosphatase PAP2/diacylglycerol kinase family protein produces the protein MPLRGTRPPSVLLRRVLGVPRVIRRADARAARTLNARRPVPLVDGALVGLSRAADHGVLWFGLGALLLIAGRPREAARGAASLAVASAAANLVGKQLFGGVRPLVVDVPVGRRLARVPTSPSFPSGHAASAAAFAAGVALENPRVGLAVAPLAAAVAFSRLHVGVHWLSDVVGGATLGAAVAGLGKALVPARPRHIPVSERASRPPVDVRPLGDGAQLLVVLNPSAGRDSHRPDPEPLILQRFPAARVHRLADGEDLGEVVRAARAGDAPPEVLGVYGGDGTMAVGAGLARAEGMTLLVLPGGTMNHFAKALGLVTIEDALAAAAHGERRDVDVAEVTAGDAEPVTVLNTVSIGLYPEFVAAREKREKVIGKPLAAVLAAFEVVRSTDPFELRRDGRTELVWSYFVGVNREHPRTATPLARRRLDDGHLDIRVLHSGRTPRTRGAVSLALGRGATPLVGRVPGWRAPVVESTSTPEVVVGARRPAGVDPEWAHDGESEVFDGEPSGFHEASVRVVPLGLRVYSAADERERDERERDESGPRK, from the coding sequence ATGCCTCTGCGCGGAACCCGACCCCCGTCCGTCCTGCTCCGGCGCGTCCTCGGGGTGCCGCGGGTGATCCGCCGGGCCGACGCCCGCGCCGCCCGGACGCTGAACGCTCGCCGCCCGGTGCCGCTCGTGGACGGCGCGCTCGTCGGGCTCTCCCGGGCCGCCGATCACGGCGTGCTCTGGTTCGGGCTGGGTGCGCTGCTGCTGATCGCCGGGCGGCCCCGGGAGGCGGCGCGCGGAGCGGCCTCGCTGGCCGTCGCGAGCGCCGCGGCGAACCTCGTCGGCAAGCAGCTCTTCGGCGGGGTGCGACCGCTCGTCGTCGACGTGCCGGTGGGGCGCCGGCTCGCTCGCGTGCCCACCTCGCCCAGCTTCCCCTCCGGCCACGCGGCGAGCGCCGCCGCCTTCGCCGCCGGGGTCGCGCTGGAGAACCCGCGCGTCGGGCTGGCCGTCGCGCCGCTCGCCGCGGCCGTCGCCTTCTCGCGCCTGCACGTCGGGGTGCACTGGCTCTCGGACGTGGTCGGCGGAGCCACGCTCGGGGCGGCCGTCGCGGGCCTCGGGAAGGCGCTGGTCCCGGCGCGTCCGCGGCACATCCCCGTCTCGGAGCGGGCGAGCCGGCCGCCGGTCGACGTGCGGCCGCTCGGCGACGGGGCGCAGCTGCTGGTGGTGCTGAACCCGAGTGCCGGGCGCGACTCCCACCGGCCGGATCCGGAGCCGCTCATCCTGCAGCGCTTCCCGGCGGCGCGGGTGCACCGGCTCGCCGACGGCGAGGACCTGGGCGAGGTCGTGCGAGCGGCGCGCGCCGGCGACGCTCCGCCCGAGGTGCTGGGCGTCTACGGCGGCGACGGCACGATGGCGGTCGGCGCCGGGCTCGCGCGGGCCGAGGGGATGACGCTGCTGGTGCTGCCCGGCGGGACGATGAACCACTTCGCCAAGGCACTGGGCCTGGTCACGATCGAGGACGCGCTGGCGGCGGCGGCGCACGGCGAGCGCCGCGACGTCGACGTGGCCGAGGTGACGGCCGGGGACGCCGAGCCGGTGACGGTGCTGAACACGGTGTCGATCGGGCTGTACCCGGAGTTCGTCGCCGCGCGGGAGAAGCGCGAGAAGGTGATCGGCAAGCCGCTCGCCGCCGTCCTGGCCGCCTTCGAGGTGGTGCGCTCGACCGATCCGTTCGAGCTGCGGCGCGACGGGCGCACCGAGCTGGTCTGGTCGTACTTCGTCGGGGTGAACCGGGAGCACCCGCGCACCGCGACTCCGCTCGCCCGGCGCCGCCTGGACGACGGGCACCTCGACATCCGCGTCCTGCACTCGGGCCGGACGCCGCGGACGCGCGGGGCGGTGTCGCTCGCGCTCGGGCGGGGGGCGACTCCGCTCGTCGGGCGCGTGCCCGGCTGGCGGGCTCCGGTGGTCGAGTCGACCAGCACGCCCGAGGTCGTGGTCGGTGCGCGGCGGCCGGCCGGTGTCGACCCGGAGTGGGCGCACGACGGCGAGAGCGAGGTGTTCGACGGCGAGCCGTCGGGCTTCCACGAGGCGAGCGTGCGGGTCGTGCCGCTGGGGCTGCGGGTCTACTCCGCGGCGGACGAGCGCGAGCGGGACGAGCGCGAGCGGGACGAGAGCGGACCTCGGAAGTAA